Proteins encoded by one window of Nicotiana tabacum cultivar K326 chromosome 10, ASM71507v2, whole genome shotgun sequence:
- the LOC107792936 gene encoding CEN-like protein 2 isoform X1, whose amino-acid sequence MARSLEPLIVGRVVGDVLDSFSPIMKMTISYNNKLVCNGHELLPSVVTARPKVEVQGGDLRTFFTLVMTDPDVPGPSDPYLREHLHWIVTDIPGTTDATFGRELVSYEIPRPNIGIHRFVFVLFKQKRRQSVSSPTSRDHFNTRNFAEENDLGQPVAAVFFNAQRETAARRR is encoded by the exons ATGGCAAGAAGTTTAGAGCCTCTAATTGTTGGGAGAGTAGTAGGAGATGTTCTTGATTCATTTAGTCCTATAATGAAAATGACAATATCATATAACAACAAATTAGTGTGCAATGGCCATGAACTCCTTCCTTCTGTTGTCACTGCTAGACCTAAAGTTGAAGTTCAAGGGGGAGATTTGAGAACTTTCTTCACATTG GTCATGACAGACCCTGATGTTCCTGGCCCTAGTGATCCTTATCTAAGAGAGCATCTCCACTG GATAGTAACTGACATTCCAGGTACCACTGATGCTACTTTTG GAAGAGAATTGGTTAGCTATGAGATTCCAAGGCCAAATATTGGAATCCATAGGTTTGTATTTGTACTTTTCAAGCAAAAACGAAGACAATCAGTTAGCTCTCCTACTTCAAGGGATCACTTCAACACTAGAAATTTTGCTGAAGAAAATGATCTTGGCCAACCTGTTGCTGCTGTTTTCTTCAATGCACAGCGAGAAACCGCCGCGCGAAGACGTTAA
- the LOC107792936 gene encoding CEN-like protein 2 isoform X2 yields the protein MARSLEPLIVGRVVGDVLDSFSPIMKMTISYNNKLVCNGHELLPSVVTARPKVEVQGGDLRTFFTLVMTDPDVPGPSDPYLREHLHWIVTDIPGTTDATFGKELVSYEIPRPNIGIHRFVFVLFKQKRRQSVSSPTSRDHFNTRNFAEENDLGQPVAAVFFNAQRETAARRR from the exons ATGGCAAGAAGTTTAGAGCCTCTAATTGTTGGGAGAGTAGTAGGAGATGTTCTTGATTCATTTAGTCCTATAATGAAAATGACAATATCATATAACAACAAATTAGTGTGCAATGGCCATGAACTCCTTCCTTCTGTTGTCACTGCTAGACCTAAAGTTGAAGTTCAAGGGGGAGATTTGAGAACTTTCTTCACATTG GTCATGACAGACCCTGATGTTCCTGGCCCTAGTGATCCTTATCTAAGAGAGCATCTCCACTG GATAGTAACTGACATTCCAGGTACCACTGATGCTACTTTTGGTAA AGAATTGGTTAGCTATGAGATTCCAAGGCCAAATATTGGAATCCATAGGTTTGTATTTGTACTTTTCAAGCAAAAACGAAGACAATCAGTTAGCTCTCCTACTTCAAGGGATCACTTCAACACTAGAAATTTTGCTGAAGAAAATGATCTTGGCCAACCTGTTGCTGCTGTTTTCTTCAATGCACAGCGAGAAACCGCCGCGCGAAGACGTTAA